From the Vicia villosa cultivar HV-30 ecotype Madison, WI unplaced genomic scaffold, Vvil1.0 ctg.000212F_1_1, whole genome shotgun sequence genome, one window contains:
- the LOC131625399 gene encoding uncharacterized protein LOC131625399: MEFLALKQGNSTVTEYAAKFVELVKFYPHYSAETTEFAKCIKFENGLCLKIKRPIGYQQIRRFVELVNSCRIYEEDGIAHSAHYKSLNKNRGKLYHDRKKPYDAPVDEGKQKVAYEKMTNGGGAPATIRCYRCGEQGHHSNECENKVLRCYRCGKIGRRVLTAKTMVQLEDAKKENLIRGTCFINNVQLVAITDTGATHSFISLDCATMLGLSLSSVDGSMVIDTPASGSVTTIFICKGCPLTILDNSFVMDLVCILFTPRGIQTTSPKMIRF; encoded by the exons ATGGAGTTCCTTGCGTTGAAACAAGGAAATTCAACTGTCACTGaatatgctgctaagtttgtggAGCTTGTGAAGTTTTATCCACACTATAGTGCAGAGACAACTGAGTTTgctaagtgtatcaagtttgagaatgggttgtgTCTGAAGATCAAGCGGCCGATTGGATATCAACAGATCCGTAGGTTTGTGGAATTGGTGAACAGTTGTCGAATTTATGAAGAAGACGGTATTGCTCATTCAGCTCATTACAAGAGTCTGAACAAGAACAGAGGAAAATTGTATCATGATCGTAAGAAGCCTTATGATGCTCCTGTTGATGAAGGGAAGCAGAAAGTTGCTTATGAGAAGATGACAAATGGGGGTGGGGCTCCTGCTACTATCAGATGTTATAGGTGTGGTGAACAAGGTCACCATTCCAATGAATGTGAGAACAAGGTGCTTAGATGTTACAGATGTGGTAAAATCGGTCGTCGTGTTCTGACTGCAAAGACGATGGTCCAGCTTG AGGATGCCAAGAAGGAAAATTTGATtcgaggtacttgttttattaacaaTGTCCAATTAGTTGCTATTActgatactggtgctactcattcGTTTATTTCGCTTGATTGTGCTACTATGTTGGGATTGAGTTTGTCTTCTGTGGATGGTAGTATGGTAATAGATACTCCTGCTAGTGGTTCTGTtactactatttttatttgtAAGGGATGTCCTTTGACTATCCTTGATAACAGTTTTGTGATGGATTTAGTGTGTATACTCTTCACACCTCGAGGTATTCAGACTACAAGTCCGAAAATGATTCGCttttaa
- the LOC131625414 gene encoding receptor-like protein EIX2 → MAGTLPEFLQGIDNCPSRKPLYNLEFFEMTNNQLHGKIPDWLVHLENLASLSLAHNLLEGPIPASLGSLQNIIFLELQDNKLNGILPTSLGQLAMLSKLDVSSNQFTGMVTEDHFAKLSELKILIMSSNSFTMNVGVNWTPPFQVSFLHMSSCPLGPSFPLWLKSQSKLQYLEFSNASIVGFIPNWFWDISSHLVIFNMSQNELRGRLPNPMPVAVASPVMVDLSFNLLDGPLPVITPGFQMLDLSHNHFSGVIPSNISQHMGTVGFLSLSRNQLHGEIPLSLREMSYVTVIDLSRNNLRGRIPPSLANCSFLDVLDLGNNNLFGTIPGSLGQLKRLRSLHLNDNHFSGNLSSSLRNLSSLETMDIGYNILSGIIPSWFGQGFPLLRILILRSNAFSGELPPDISKLSSLQILDLARNDLSGKIPASLGYLKAIAEVQKKNKYLLYGKFEEHYYEESLDVYVKDQMLEYTRTLSLVTGIDLSDNNFTGNIPTEITKLYGLVVLNLSRNHLTGQIPETMSNLLQLSSLDLSNNQLSGTIPSSLSSLSFLGSLDMSMNNLSGVIPYMGHMTTFDALTFAGNPGLCGPPLPVTCSGDDDIDNRHSTNNDTNGKGLVDNWFYLSLGLGFATGILIPYFILTIKSSWGDVYFGFVDQVIYKLLRLIRKQGKGDGQRRKIHQRE, encoded by the coding sequence ATGGCAGGAACTCTACCCGAGTTTCTTCAAGGAATAGATAACTGTCCTTCAAGAAAACCTCTTTATAATCTAGAGTTTTTTGAAATGACCAATAACCAACTGCATGGTAAAATCCCAGATTGGTTAGTTCATCTTGAAAATCTAGCTAGTCTAAGTCTTGCGCATAACCTTCTTGAAGGTCCCATTCCTGCTTCCTTAGGGTCATTGCAAAATATTATCTTCTTAGAACTTCAAGATAATAAGTTAAACGGTATCCTCCCAACTAGTTTAGGACAGCTTGCTATGTTATCGAAGTTAGATGTTTCATCCAACCAGTTTACAGGAATGGTAACCGAAGACCATTTTGCAAAGCTTAGTGAGTTGAAGATTTTGATCATGTCTTCCAATTCATTCACTATGAATGTTGGTGTGAATTGGACACCGCCATTTCAAGTATCTTTTCTTCATATGAGTTCATGTCCTTTGGGGCCTTCATTTCCACTTTGGCTGAAATCACAAAGTAAGCTCCAGTATTTAGAATTTTCAAATGCAAGCATTGTTGGTTTTATACCAAATTGGTTTTGGGATATTTCATCTCACTTGGTAATTTTTAACATGTCTCAAAATGAGTTACGTGGCCGGCTTCCAAATCCAATGCCCGTGGCAGTTGCTTCTCCTGTTATGGTTGATCTAAGCTTTAATCTTCTTGATGGACCCCTTCCTGTTATAACACCTGGATTTCAGATGCTAGATCTCTCACACAATCACTTTTCTGGTGTGATTCCGTCGAACATAAGTCAACATATGGGTACTGTGGGATTTTTATCTCTTTCTCGAAACCAACTGCACGGAGAAATACCATTGTCTTTAAGAGAAATGTCCTATGTGACTGTCATTGATCTTTCAAGAAACAACTTAAGAGGAAGGATCCCTCCAAGCCTTGCAAATTGCTCTTTTCTGGATGTACTAGACCTTGGGAATAACAATCTGTTTGGGACAATTCCTGGTTCTCTCGGCCAATTAAAACGTCTCAGATCACTTCACCTTAATGACAATCACTTTTCAGGGAATTTGTCATCATCTTTAAGGAATTTGTCAAGTTTGGAAACCATGGATATTGGCTACAATATACTGTCTGGTATTATACCATCTTGGTTCGGACAAGGTTTTCCGTTACTTAGAATTCTTATTTTGAGGTCTAATGCATTTTCTGGCGAATTACCGCCCGACATTTCAAAACTAAGTTCTCTACAAATCCTTGACCTTGCTAGAAATGACTTGAGTGGCAAGATTCCTGCTAGTTTGGGTTATCTGAAAGCAATAGCCGAAGTGCAGAAGAAAAATAAGTATCTACTGTATGGAAAATTTGAAGAACACTACTACGAAGAAAGCTTAGATGTGTACGTGAAAGACCAAATGTTAGAGTATACCCGGACTCTTTCCCTTGTTACTGGCATAGACCTTTCTGATAATAATTTCACAGGCAATATTCCCACTGAAATAACAAAATTGTATGGTTTGGTGGTTCTCAACTTGTCAAGAAACCATTTAACTGGCCAAATTCCTGAAACCATGTCAAATTTGCTTCAActatcatctcttgatctctcaAACAACCAACTTTCTGGAACAATTCCTTCAAGTTTGTCTTCCTTGTCATTTTTGGGGTCCCTAGATATGTCCATGAACAATCTCTCGGGTGTCATTCCTTATATGGGTCATATGACAACCTTTGATGCTTTAACTTTTGCTGGGAATCCTGGTCTCTGTGGTCCTCCACTCCCTGTGACGTGTTCAGGTGATGATGACATTGACAACAGACATAGTACTAATAATGATACAAATGGCAAAGGATTGGTTGATAACTGGTTTTACTTGAGTCTTGGTTTGGGGTTTGCGACAGGTATTCTTATTCCTTATTTCATTTTAACAATAAAGAGTTCTTGGGGTGATGTATATTTTGGTTTTGTGGATCAAGTTATTTACAAATTATTGAGGCTAATACGAAAACAAGGAAAAGGTGATGGACAAAGGAGGAAGATACATCAGAGGGAATAG